The following are encoded together in the Deinococcus soli (ex Cha et al. 2016) genome:
- the plsY gene encoding glycerol-3-phosphate 1-O-acyltransferase PlsY: MTLFAVLTVLCSYLFGAIPAAAWVARLRGVDIRTVGSGNSGATNVQRALGNGPGLLVAAFDILKGALAVLAAYGLDLGLPVMAACGVAAVIGHNFSPFLRFRGGKGVATTFGAVAALLPVAGLAFFVIFMATVWLTRFVSAGSILASVAAAFTAFLVGPEWLGAVVTALAALLIWQHRDNVGRLTAGNERRFGQKV; encoded by the coding sequence GTGACCCTTTTTGCCGTGCTGACGGTTCTGTGCTCGTACCTGTTCGGAGCGATCCCCGCCGCCGCGTGGGTGGCCCGCCTGCGGGGCGTGGACATCCGCACGGTCGGCAGCGGCAACAGCGGCGCCACGAACGTCCAGCGTGCCCTCGGCAACGGCCCCGGCCTGCTTGTCGCCGCGTTCGACATCCTGAAAGGCGCCCTGGCCGTCCTGGCCGCGTACGGGCTGGACCTGGGCCTGCCCGTCATGGCTGCGTGCGGCGTCGCGGCCGTCATCGGGCACAACTTCAGCCCGTTCCTGCGCTTCCGGGGCGGCAAGGGCGTCGCCACGACGTTCGGCGCGGTCGCGGCGCTGCTCCCGGTCGCGGGCCTCGCGTTCTTCGTGATCTTCATGGCCACCGTGTGGCTCACGCGTTTCGTGTCCGCCGGGAGCATCCTGGCATCGGTCGCGGCGGCCTTCACGGCCTTCCTGGTCGGCCCGGAGTGGCTGGGCGCGGTCGTGACGGCCCTGGCCGCGCTGCTGATCTGGCAGCACCGCGACAACGTGGGCCGCCTGACCGCCGGGAACGAACGCCGCTTCGGCCAGAAAGTCTGA